GCGGGGATCGCGTTCTCGACGCAGCTGTGGATGCCGTTCCTGATCAGCGCCGTCGTCCTCGGGTTCGCCGGCGCCGCGACCTCGCAGCTGTTCGCAGCACTGCACGACGCGCTCGCGGCGAAGCCGACCGTCCACAACGACGGTGTCGTCGCGATCGTGCGGATGGCGCTCACGGCCGGCTGGGTCGTCGGGCCGGTCGCCGGCGCGTTCCTCGTCGCGCAGACCGACGCCCGCGTCATGCTTTTCGCCACGGCCGTCTGCACCCTGGCGCAGATCCTGCCGCTCGGCAGACTCCGCGACACCATGACCGGGCACGCGGCATCCGTCGACAAGCCCGCGCCGCACTCGACACCGGGATTGCGGACGATGATGCCGTTGCTGGCGTTCACCGGCCTCTACATCTGCGTGTACGCCGGCGAGTCCATCAAGTACGCGTACCTGCCGATCTACATGAACGGCCAGCTGGAGTTCCCCGCCGCCCTCAGCGGAGCGATGATCGGCATCCAGCCCCTCGTCGAACTCCTGCTCATGCCGCTCGTGGTCGTCCTCGCCCGCCGCGCAGGGATGATGACGCTGATGGTCCTCGGCGCCGGGTTCGGGGTCGCCGCGAACCTGTGCTTCGCACTGACCGGCACCGCGATCGGGCTGTTCGCCGGG
This region of Microbacterium thalassium genomic DNA includes:
- a CDS encoding MFS transporter codes for the protein MSDDAIAPMVEDPATGEMAPDDGPGVSALGLTWSTPLYRGATVAMFLSGLGFSAAAPQIASFLVNELDASLTVAGLYYLTSLTAPVAGYIVGSRSDRTGRRLGLFRICAVAGFLGWAGIAFSTQLWMPFLISAVVLGFAGAATSQLFAALHDALAAKPTVHNDGVVAIVRMALTAGWVVGPVAGAFLVAQTDARVMLFATAVCTLAQILPLGRLRDTMTGHAASVDKPAPHSTPGLRTMMPLLAFTGLYICVYAGESIKYAYLPIYMNGQLEFPAALSGAMIGIQPLVELLLMPLVVVLARRAGMMTLMVLGAGFGVAANLCFALTGTAIGLFAGQILMGGVWGVFAVLGIIVAQRLLPTAVATASAIFLSSTAISSALGGLAGGLGADAIGLPLVFLIPAGFALAAVIGLIVMARTPAAKGL